A single genomic interval of Musa acuminata AAA Group cultivar baxijiao chromosome BXJ3-4, Cavendish_Baxijiao_AAA, whole genome shotgun sequence harbors:
- the LOC103982156 gene encoding probable indole-3-acetic acid-amido synthetase GH3.1, translating into MTIVDRSMEVRPANSTRLGPAACEKDAEKLGFIEEMTVNADKVQEKVLSEILGQNAETEYLHRYKLGGAADRKTFKSKIPMVTYEDLRPEIQRIANGDRSAILSAHPISEFLTSSGTSAGERKLMPTIQEELDRRQLLYSLLMPVMNLYVAGLDKGKGLYFLFVKSESKTPGGLPARPVLTSYYKSHHFRARPFDPYNVYTSPTAAILCADAFQSMYSQMLCGLLDRLAVLRVGAVFASGLLRAIRFLQLHWQEFAHDIATGTLSSMVTDAAVRDAVAEVLKPDPGLAEFIVSECAAGDWAGIITRIWPNTKYLDVIVTGAMAQYIPTLEYYSGSLPMTCTMYASSECYFGINLRPMCKPREVAYTIMPNMAYFEFLPLDSAAAAASGPPPQLVDLADVEVGKEYELVITTYAGLYRYRVGDILHVTGFHNAAPQFRFVRRKNVLLSIESDKTDEAELQRAVERATELLKPWGATVVEYTSQADTRAIPGHYVIYWELLVKEGEGGRWPGKEALEACCLEMEEAMNTVYRQSRAADGSIGPLEIRVVRGGTFEELMDYAIARGASINQYKVPRCVTFPPIIELLDSRVVEAHFSPATPKWTPRRNY; encoded by the exons ATGACCATAGTCGACCGATCCATGGAGGTGAGACCCGCGAACTCCACCAGGCTGGGTCCGGCGGCCTGCGAGAAGGACGCCGAGAAGCTggggttcatagaagagatgaccGTGAACGCGGACAAGGTGCAGGAGAAGGTGTTGTCGGAGATCTTGGGCCAGAACGCGGAGACCGAGTACCTGCATAGGTACAAGCTCGGCGGCGCCGCTGATCGGAAGACGTTCAAGTCCAAGATACCCATGGTGACCTACGAGGACCTACGGCCGGAGATCCAGAGGATCGCCAACGGCGACCGGTCCGCCATCCTCTCGGCTCACCCCATATCGGAGTTCCTCACCAG TTCGGGGACGTCGGCCGGCGAGCGGAAACTGATGCCGACCATCCAAGAAGAGCTGGACCGGCGGCAGCTCCTCTACAGTCTTCTCATGCCCGTTATGAACCT ATACGTGGCTGGGCTGGACAAAGGGAAGGGGCTCTACTTCCTGTTTGTCAAGTCGGAGAGCAAGACGCCCGGCGGCCTCCCCGCCCGCCCGGTGCTCACCAGCTACTACAAGAGCCACCACTTCCGCGCCCGCCCCTTCGACCCCTACAACGTCTACACCAGCCCCACCGCCGCCATCCTCTGCGCCGACGCCTTCCAGAGCATGTACTCCCAGATGCTCTGCGGCCTCCTCGACCGCCTCGCCGTCCTCCGCGTGGGCGCCGTCTTCGCCTCCGGCCTCCTCCGCGCCATCCGCTTCCTCCAGCTCCACTGGCAGGAGTTCGCCCACGACATCGCCACCGGCACACTCAGCTCCATGGTCACCGACGCCGCGGTCCGCGACGCCGTGGCCGAGGTGCTCAAGCCCGACCCCGGCCTCGCTGAGTTCATCGTGTCGGAGTGCGCTGCCGGCGACTGGGCCGGCATCATCACCAGGATCTGGCCCAACACCAAGTACCTTGATGTGATCGTCACGGGCGCCATGGCGCAGTACATTCCCACCCTCGAGTACTACAGCGGCAGCTTGCCGATGACGTGCACCATGTACGCGTCCTCCGAGTGCTACTTCGGCATCAACCTCCGCCCCATGTGCAAGCCCAGGGAGGTCGCCTACACCATAATGCCCAACATGGCTTACTTCGAGTTCCTGCCCCTCGACTCAGCGGCGGCCGCGGCGTCCGGACCTCCGCCTCAGCTCGTGGACCTGGCCGACGTCGAGGTCGGGAAGGAGTACGAGCTGGTGATCACGACCTACGCGGGGCTCTACCGTTACCGGGTGGGCGACATCCTGCACGTCACCGGCTTCCACAACGCGGCGCCGCAGTTCCGGTTCGTGCGGCGAAAGAACGTGCTGCTGAGCATCGAGTCGGACAAGACGGACGAGGCGGAGCTGCAGCGGGCGGTGGAGAGGGCGACGGAGCTGCTGAAGCCGTGGGGGGCGACGGTGGTGGAGTACACGAGCCAGGCGGACACGAGGGCCATCCCGGGGCACTACGTCATCTATTGGGAGCTGCTGGTGAAGGAAGGAGAAGGGGGGAGGTGGCCGGGGAAGGAGGCGCTGGAGGCGTGCTGCCTGGAGATGGAGGAGGCCATGAACACGGTGTACCGGCAGAGCCGGGCGGCGGACGGCTCGATCGGGCCGCTGGAGATACGGGTGGTGCGGGGCGGCACCTTCGAAGAGCTCATGGATTACGCCATCGCCAGGGGTGCGTCCATCAACCAGTACAAGGTGCCGCGCTGCGTCACCTTCCCACCTATCATCGAGCTACTGGACTCGAGGGTGGTGGAGGCACACTTCAGCCCCGCCACCCCTAAGTGGACCCCTCGCCGGAACTACTAG